The Manduca sexta isolate Smith_Timp_Sample1 chromosome 24, JHU_Msex_v1.0, whole genome shotgun sequence nucleotide sequence TGACATAGATACGGCGGGAGTTTCCAGGTACTTGGATCATATCAGTAGTGAGGCCGCGGCGGACCCTCGCGGCGCGCAGCAACTGGTCGCGAGGCGCTCGCCGGGTAAGAGTGACGATCACCGGCCGAGGTCTACTATCAGACCCAGTTGTCCGTTGACCGACGCGTTTTATATCGTCGACGTCGTGGGGCTCCAAGCTAATTCCGAGTTTTGCGGAGATATTATTCACTATTTGTGTAAGATTTTCACCCTGGTGTTCAGTGATGCCCGTCAGTTCTACGTCCTTCAGGTACTTTTGTTGTTCCCTAGCATCAAGTTCATGTCGAAGTTCCAACACCTCAGCTCGAAGATCAacaacttcagctttatacttGTCCAAATCCTTAAGCTCTTTTTTCATATCACTTAACTCTTTTCGGAAGTATTCTACGTCTTCTGTTGTAGAATTTAGAGCACAAGTGAAGGCACTCATTTCACGTTTCATATTATCAAACGCATCTTGAAGCTGTAATAGTGATTGCGTAGAAGACATCCGAGGTGAAATTTTTTTAGGCACGAAGTACAGCATACTACAGTGTCTTCTGAGCTTTTATCATCTTTGATGGTTTTGTTGCAGACTCcacaattattcattttaactGGTTTAATACCCTCTAGCGGTTACTAGAAAAATCACTTGCTCTCGTCAAGTACTTAAGGAAAGCAGTAACGATTTATCCAAAATAGTACTTGGATTATGTCACAGATGGGGTTAGTTGtagtggaaaaatatttttaagttcgtttaaatttaaaaatgtttttaatcacTTGGAAAAGCTGTTTCCATGAAAATCTATGGCCAACGTAAAGTTTATTGTCACTTACAATGGGTTACACAGGTCCAATAACACTATTAAAGCACTTGCACAGTTAACGCTTGTGTAACGGTCTGTATGGCTCAAATGCGTGTTTTTGAAAGTTTTAGGTCGTATATTGTCACAACAACACTGGGACACGAACAAAGGAGCACTATAAGAAATCTTCAgttggttttaatataaatttcacactgaaactaattttaaacttaaaattccCGGGAGTCGATTTGAATTTGTGTTTACTGAATGGCGCCACCTAGCGAAAAAAAACACTAGGTGGCGCCATTCAGTAAACACAAATCTAATAATGTATCGACTATAtgaaatacctatacataattATCTGAATCTGATTTGGCCATAATCGCATTGGGTGTAAATAACTCTGAGTAAATAACAGTCAGTTGTttgacataactgtcagtgattgacagaatgcgcactgcaaattatactttaatattaatgttttatctaTGGTGTTAGTATAATTTAGAATAGAATGCGGCCATCGTTAATGCCAGACACAGAGATTTGCAGATAATTGATTCTACAAAAGTCGACTGGTCCCTATTCCATTCTACCaaccatttataaaatatgtaagtatattttatttaatacggACGTCTGTCTGCATATAAATCATATAATGCACACGAAAGCATAGAAATTGATAGActgcaatatttatataaatgtggtaatttcattataatatgtgGTAATTTCTCTACAAAACTGTGGCAAAGGTGCAGacttaatagtaatttatagtctatatcttacttatattataaatgcgaaagtttgtgaggacgGATATAGGgatgtatgtacgtatgtatagGTATGTTTATTcttctttcatgaaaaaactactgaacggatttggatgaaactttacaataatattgattatacatcagaataacacataggctacaatttataatcattttctataatttggtcataatataacgatagatatcaaataagtcggaaaaatgctatcttggcgtacgctgcttAAACCTTtgccgccttattacaaaaagataggttagtactgggtttaaaccaagactaaaaagtctaggtttgttacggtattaaagttagtactcggactaaaattcattcttattacaaatccaagaccaaCCGAGGATTAACTAGTACCGAAGATAGTCTCTGATTTAATTCGTATCCACAGAgtataagcaaaaaattaccgtaattcattgattcattcactccgcgtttgacgcaccgttccttttaacacaagtatgtataaaacgaaaggcaaaatgtttaataaaatgtgatttacataatgatgatgatgctaaatatatactattttgctatttaaatatatcttaaagctgaataatttaaaatggcttggttttgttttaattcactgtTGACATGTTAAGCTAGCGTACAATGGAATGAAGTGTGCGGCGCGCATATTtgaacattatcaaaatgtttacatttcggtttatttatgattttgattaatagCACTTCAAGTAACACAAAGAAACgttgttcttttaaaacaatttaggcaCGGCAACAGCATCacaagtgtaattgtttttgttgtggaatCACGTACGTTACGTGTTTTAGttataccaattaaaaatggagcaataaatcaaaacaaacgaggCGAATATTGGATTTTTGAAGAAAAGGTTAGTTAAAAGCAATCATCTTGGTCATGGggagtgtaataaattaaaatgttattcaattagtaCAAATTTCCTTCTTAATCCAAGAAATACTACGTTAACTTATTTCCGAGTAGGTTttcatattagataataaatcaaccaagacaagtaccaatatgttaagatggaaagaatgaaaaaaaaaaacaaataagtgagtaaattttgctgtttttgtaatgaatatttaattaccatgacttatgtaaaatgtacctatatttgtaaGACTAAACGACTCATTAACTAACGAAAACTACGAGGTCTATTGAACCGCAGATTTGttcctaaaatttttaaatcttctaaatccattaaatcaatcaaatttatttccattttttctattttagtttatatttggttctctaaacacaattatcaactttgaaatttgatgtttcGAGGTTAGTACTGGAGTTAAACTAGGGGTCACGGCGCGGCGGTTTAACTTTAGTACCACAGATAGTCCTCGGACTAGCGATAAACTcggttttgtaataccatttttcttagtccatagtttaaacctggtactaaacccggtactatagttagtcttcgttttgtaataaggcggttGGAGTTAGACGATGATATACCTTAGGATTGTTggaaaatagtgagccataagtaaattggatagttttttttttaattagcttaTAACCCGGAAAACGTAGTGGGtgaagccgcgaccaaaagctagtaatgtgtataaatatgAATCTCTAAGTATTTCTTTTGGTCATCGCATAACGCATAtacggatggaacaatttcgctaatttgTTTTCcgttatgtaaattattgtcagaagaagatTCTAATGGGAAAAAAATAAAGCGGgacttaactttaaaatatttaagaggCCAAAAACTTAACGAGgccattaattttacattactgtcagtggtttgaaataactgtcagcgattaacagaatgcataaaattcatagttaagacagaaTAACGCATGTCGCGTCAActaattcttaaataaattttagatcaTGTCGTTATAAaccattaatatattaatattatttagaaatattgctGGTTTAAGGATTTTTCCCATATATTCACAATGATGTTTTCCTCAAATTATTTGATGTGATTGCAATCTATGGGGTGTTGGAGAGGAGAGCAAGATTCCACTATTTGATACGCAGCTTGCACCCTCCAAATGTGCTcacggatagcgactaccgttcACAAGCGTTCACCGGCTTACGTAAATGTCGTGTTCCTGGGTTATCCTGTGTACAGTGAGCCACAAAACTCAAACTTTCAAAcacttctacacattaactttaatcgaaattctttatctaaaataaattaattcctctaaagtttatattatttaaaaaaagattctTGATAAAAAGACAAAAGTTGCAAGgcctttgaaatttattcagCTAATTATGTGGCTGCGGTACATCTGGTTTCGAAAAGGCCGGTATAAGTGTATCGATTGCCGAAaaaaatcatctctcgtcagggTAATCACTTTAACAtttccatatattataaaataaataaatcgtaaatTTGCCCAGGTCTAACTAACAAAGTTAAGTTATGCATcatacaagaaatattttttatacataaaaggGTGTTACATTGTGATTGACAAACAAAAAACCATTTCAGatgttataatacttttttaattacatcGATCAATGTAAcatgcttttatttataaaaaatatatctgtaatAAAAACGCAAATACTAtacaagtttaaattatttctaactttttagtatttttttttattagctagtaataaaagcttgtttttaaaaagttttattttattttgattttatactcTATAAGCAACACGAGAATAGGCAAGACATAAAAAACACAATGCCCAGCCTCAGCCGATACAGTAGTTAGTaccagtaaaattttataaatatatcattcaaCGAATTAAAACAAAGCAAACTTATAAGGAAGAAATTCGTGCAAAACTTGAGCCTGCATATGACAttccttaaaattattaatcgaCTAAACTTACATAGACTTGGGCAGGCGCCAGAACGAAGCCGACGCAGAGACCGGACATCATTCTGCCCACCAGTATAAGAGGGAAGTATTTAGCGAAGCCCAGTATAAGCCAAGAGGCCACCCAGAGCGGTGCAGTGAGTTGCAGAGTGCGGCGCCGGCCTGCTCTCTGCATTAGGGCTCCAGATAATATACTGCCCAAAAATGCGCCCAGCGGTGGTATTGCTCCTGCAAAAAAAGACAGTCATACATTTATCAGTTTTGAAATCATAAATCGCTCTTAGAAACTCGGACGACTAACCgccgatttcaatgaaaattaacAGACTTTTTGACAgttttacaaataacttattctGATTGTTTTATTCTCAGGATTGGATCGGAGATTAAAATtgtgattgtttattgaaatctggCGCTAGCGCCTATGCGTAACAATATGACCACCTTTGACCTGGCGTCGGCGAGATCGAAAGAAAGTATACAGGAGATCGTCTAACATTCcctttggaaataattttaagatttgGAGCCGATGGTTGTTTGTCATTAAATtgttagcttttgctcgcggcttcgcccgcgtgaattagttttccgggatattttttttccatttactTGGTCTTGGTCTCTTATCCCTTCGGCCCATTGTAAGCACAGGTAAAAGAGTTACGCCCACATTTACAAactttaaagaagaaaatttaagttataattcatagaacgtaagtttttcactttatacgaacattttcataattttcattaaagttacgaagctgattgtttttagcaaaaaagtacaaccAATGAcaattttgttgcaataaaaaaatttcgAATAAGtgttctacttttttaaaaagaaatcatttaatcgttcaaatcaaaaattctcaaaaattcagaaaaatttTCATATCTTgcaaactatgaaaaatcgcggaacatacatgggggtgattcggataccccaagatgtgctctatctctggacctccgcttgacacaactttctgggacaccctgtatacttttaaaaactatatttataattacatacgTAATTCGTATatactatacatacatattacaagACATTTCACAGTCGCTTTACTCGTGTCCATTTGATAAATCAAGACTAGtcaacatttaaataacaattccaTTGATTTTAATCACTGGATGACTTTCAGCCATTTTCGCATAATTTGAcagtacttaatttaataactaaacaTCAAACTCGTCTAAACTAGTTACCCAGAGCTTCATTGCAGCCAATTTAGCCTTTATTACCCGCAAGGAAGGAAAGACCAGGTGGATACCGTTGTAATTTAGCAAAATCAAGGTCACAAAACAACTTTGTTGCTTTATCCTTGTCAGTAAGATTGCCAGAGGTTTAAAAGTTTTTCCTTCGCTTTCCCTACTGGGTTCTTTAAGTTCGATAGTGCCTCCATGATTCTTATTTTTGAGAATCATAGATATTGGTGGCctcttattattttaactagttCATTTACTGATTTAAGTTTCTTTCGGTATGTAGTTACTGTTATGATATGATCTTTGAACTAATGTGATGGTTGAGCAAATAagttgtttttacttttttaaaaataagataaggAATGTTTCATTGCTTAATTGCGGAGAGAaacccaaataatataaaaaaaaataaaaataaccatttagtttttttatattaacagcTAAACATTCTTATCTTTATATCGTCGACCGATCTGCAAAGAAAATGAACATTCCGAACAATTTTTGACACAAATCTTAAATCACAGTAATAATCCTGCTACTATCTGCCTAAATGTCTACCTTCACTTTGTGGAAACCCGGCTAACTATTTTAAGGTTAATCAAccaaaatacatattaagaaATTGTCATAAGTGTATGTGAATGCaatcttgaatattttttgcagTCACCGACCCAGAATCATATGACGCATATCACGGTTACATGCTTTAGACAAACTCACTTTATTGTAACTAAATTAgcataataacaataacatgcAATTGCTGTATAAGAGcaacattttatgaattaacAAAATGATGTTAAAAGAATCAAAGCGTTTGCAAATCCAAAATAAGAAACAGAATGGCAAACAAAACTTTTCGAGAAAAACATTCAATTGACACCTTCTTATCCTCACGATTTAATAAATTACggatgaaatatattataccggaccaaatttaacataaacaggTCAAATTGTATGCATCCGCTGGTCAACAAACTCGATATGAGGACAATGGCTGTCTGCAATTGCCAATTTGCCCGAGATTCAGAGAGCCCTATCTAACATGTTGCTTGGTGCTCAAGAAAGTACATTTctaaggtaaatattttataaactaatgTGTAGACTAAGCAAAAACTAACTCTTCAAAAGGTTATTCGGGCAAAATTGTCCCTCGGAAAAATAGCCGAAAATATCGTAGACAAGACATTGCTTTCTTACAGCTGGGTATCTTTACTCACTGTAGGTAGTTAGTAACCTGTTACGGAGGCAATATTAAAAGGCAAACGaataaataaaagcaacatGAGAATATAATGGACTCAAGTGAATTAAATGCgtacattaaaattacagaTAGTCTAATCGGATATCGAGAATAACGTCAATATTTCGAATACAGTTCATATAAGGCGCTAACGGCATAATAAAAGTTGGttgatttgatttattataaatgaaaacaaaatgttgatggCATTATAGTTGTGTAGTTGTattagaatttgtttattaGATGTTCAAATGCGAAACAGAAATGTCTCATTGAATTTCTGTatagctaaaatattataatattataaaagcccGTATAATTCTACATTACCGTCAGTTTATGACCAATAAATGGTATGCGTTGAGAGTAGCTACTCACTTAACGAATATGAATTCTACTAATCGCTACGAGTTTCCTATTAATACTATATCCTGCTAGAAACTTGCCGTCACTTTGCTTGGTCtggtattaattaaattagattattATCAAGCCTAACTATAATTTCCCAGCGTTGctttatatttaatctttattgCACAACACTTTTCTTACGCAAGtggttgaaattttattaaattattacgagGTAATCGCAAATTAATTAGtttctttctaattttttatgtttcgtcAATTGTGAAACTCTTAATATCTGGACGAGACATCTGAGGGTGGATGAAGGGCAAAATATTCTTAAAGAggagtaatataaaaaaggaggagtttttaagatttttcaaatcattttagtacatttaatttttttgatgtCATTTTTTGCCTTTACTCGTGTTGCAGAAATAAGTTAGTGGGTACTTAGTTTTTACGAATAGGTCTGTCTTATTTCAAAGTAGAATTGAAGTCCTGGACAATTCGTTAAAACACATAGAAAACCCATAAGTGTTGCTCGACGAAGATTTGAACCCAGCGCATCTCTAACCACTTGCAGTGagagtatttaataatattatgaaaaaggACTCTTCGCCCATTCTCATTCCCCTAAAATAAATAGAGTTTTTTGCTTTCTGGTCTAGTTTCTACTTGTTCTTTTCTACGCTATTCCCATATGGGAATACtactttcttctttctttttgCGAATCCTATCTTTGTTCTTTCTTTCCTTATATCTAAAGTCTTTTTcacatgttttttattttctatcacattctataatatgtatgttaacAAGTGAATTTATTGCCTAATTTCTTAATTACAAAGTGAATGTAATCTtagattacatatttattttatcttattttttataggtttttatttactacttCTTTTACTATTTTCTTACTATATTCTAAAAACTTATATCTACTTTCCTTATTTTCGgatatttaatattaggtaGTATTCAGTCAAAGTATCACTTTGAATCTCACGCTTTATCagacttaaaataataacttggtAATTCCGTTTGGc carries:
- the LOC115447666 gene encoding uncharacterized protein LOC115447666; this encodes MLYFVPKKISPRMSSTQSLLQLQDAFDNMKREMSAFTCALNSTTEDVEYFRKELSDMKKELKDLDKYKAEVVDLRAEVLELRHELDAREQQKYLKDVELTGITEHQGENLTQIVNNISAKLGISLEPHDVDDIKRVGQRTTGSDSRPRPVIVTLTRRAPRDQLLRAARVRRGLTTDMIQVPGNSRRIYVNEHLTKSNRVLFSKARASGLQLKFKYVWTSNGTVFMRRTETSSVLRVTSETILEKLMNRHVNNNNTRINSQYS